CGGCGGAGCGATGGTCGAGACCGCGCTCGTACTGCCCCTGATGTTGATGTTTCTCTTAGGCATTATGGAATTCGGACGCTATGTGCTTTGTCTGCAGGTGGTGACGAACGCCGCCCGAGAAGGCTGCCGCTACGCAGTGACGCACACTCAGCCGGAGACGTTGAACGGCGTGACCACCGGTGCCGCAACGAGCGATGTGACCAACGTCATCACGAACTTCCTGGCAGGGCAGCATTTGTCCAATGCAAGTATGAACGTCTATGGGCTGGACGGACAGGGCAACACTCTCGCTTCGTGGAACAGCGCCACGCCGGGACAATACGTCGCGGTTGAAGTCAAGGGGAACTTCCAGCTCACGGTACCCGCGCTGCTGTCGCTTCCGACGAGCATTCCGGTGTTGGGTCAGTCGGTCATGGTCAGTGAAGGTAATTGAGAGAGGACCGTCGCTATGAGAACCGCTCGCTACCGGGACCGCCGTCGCGGAAACGCGCTCGTACTCATGGTGCTGTTTCTCGTGCCGCTGATGGCGTTTCTGGCGCTTTCCATCGACGTGGGACTGTTGGCCATCGCCCGCACACAGAGTCAGGACGCGACCGATCTGGCGGCTTTGGCAGGCGTGCGCACGCTGAACGGAAGCACTGCCAACGGAGCGAACAACAACTATGCGGCAGCGGCTCCGGCGGCGCAAAAAGCGGCCACCGCCAACAACGTGCTCTGGTCACCGCTGAAGTCATCGCAAGTGGCAATCAATATCGGGCGTTACGCCTATAACGGCGCGACGCAGCAATTCGAGGGCAACCCTCCGGGCGCGTCGGGCAACTGGAGCATGGTGCAAGCCACCACGACGGTCAACGTGAACAACAGCATGCCCTTCTCGCGAATGCTGGGAATCAGCGTCTCCTCGCTGCAGACGCAGGCCACGGCGGTCCACCGCCCACGTGACGTAGCGATTGTCCTCGACTATTCCGGCTCGATGCGGTTCGCCAGTTATTTGGGCGTCAACAGCGGCGGGACAATGGCCGCCAACAATCCCGATACGGTCGTGCCGACGTTCGGCCACTATTCGGCTTTCGGCGCGGGCACGATGTATGCCACGTCGTTTAACTTGCCCTACAGCCCCGCGAACATTACGAGCACCACGACGGACGGACGGCCGCCGATTTGCGCCGACTTTTATCAAGACGCGGGCGGCACACCCGCCTTCACGGCGGCGCCCGCCAGCTATGCAACGACTCCGGGCGGCGACAACTATTTGACAATCGACAAGAACACCGGCGCCAGCTACGCTCAGACGCCGGCCCAGTTGCTGAACTTCGCCACAGTGACGACGAAGACCCGCGATGCCACGTTCGAAAGCGAGGGTTACACGGCGTATGGCATGGCCCCGGCATTTTACGGCTACACGCAAGGCCCGGTCTATTATGGCAAGACGTTTTTCATCTGGCCTCCCGACCCCACGCAGGACTGGCGCAAGCTCTATTTCACCTACCACAACAGCGCCACGCCGATGGGCGACAACTCCAAGCTCTGGAATTCCAGCGGCAATTGGCAAGTGGCGGGCACAAGCAACAGCTACGACATCAACTACGATGCGATTCTGAATTTCATTCAAAACGTCGGCCCCAATCTTTTTCCACCCACGCTGAGATCGGGGAGAATCGTTTATTACACGTCGATCCCAAGCACGATCGATACTGCGACTTGGCCGCCGGCCGACTTGAACCAACGTTTCTGGAAGGATTACATCGACTACGTGCTGGGCATGATGGGCACCGGCGTGGGAACGTACCAAATGATCAACAGCGGCTATCCCGGCACCGGCTATGGACAGGACCAAAGCTGGGGCGCGGTCACGATCACGCCCAAGTCCAGCCTGAGGGGAAAACCTAAGCCCTACATGTATTACGGCGACAATCCGCAACGGCCGTTGCTGGATTTTTGGTTCGGACCCCTGACGATGATCGACTTTCTGGACAACTACGACCTGATGTTCAATGTCTGGCCCACCGCCTCGCGCTACTGCTGGTGGCCCGGCACTTGCCACGAAGCGCCCATGTACGCCTGCAAACTCGGAATCCAGGCGGCCCTGAACGACGTCCAGAACAATCACCCGAATGACTATGTGTCGTTGATCATGTTCAGCGTGCCGAAAAGCTCAGTGAACGACAGCAGCGGCACGCGGTTCAACGGTGCGCGTGTCGGCATGGGGCAGAATTATTCGAACATGATCGAGTCGCTTTGGTATCCCCCGGCGACGGTGGGCAATGCCAGTGCGACCGTGACGCCCTACGACAGCAACAACCTGGAAGTGCCGCGGGCCTTTGGAGGCACGTGTTATGCCATGCCTCTGATGCTGGCCTATAACCAGTTCAACGCGGCGTCGGGCTGCTCGAGTTACGCCACCCCGGCCGGCATCGCGGGTGGAAACGGCCGCAAAGGGGCGCAGAAAATCATCATCTTCGAAACCGACGGTGCGCCAAACACGACGGCCAGCGCCGGTTTTGTGAATAGCGGTTCCTACCAGTCCTATTACAACGTCCGCTACAACCCTGCCGCTCCCGCCGGCAGCGAATATCCGAGCGGCATCAACGGTTATAGCGATAACGATTCGACGGTCACCTCGCAAATCTATGGTCTGTGCGACCAGCTCGTGGCCTCGGAAACAGCCAGTCCGCCGGGCTACACCAGTGGCTCGCGCAAGGTGCTTATTCATTGTATCGGCTTTGGGCCACTTTTCGCCTCCGGCAGCGCGGAGGCAGCGGCAAACACAGCCACGCTCAATCAGATGCAAACTATCGGGAATGTGAACGATGGAATGCCCGGCTACAAGCTCATCTACGGCGACCAGAACACGGTCGTTAACGATTTGCAACAGGCGTTCTCCACGATTCTGGAGAGTACGGTGCCGGTGTCGCTGATTCAGTAAGGGATGAGGGATGAGCGATGAGGGACGCGGTCGCACATTTCGTTCACGTCAGTAAGCGCTATCCGGCGGGTTTGCTGCGGCGGCCGATCCTGGCGCTCGACAATGTGACGCTGCGCGTGCCGAGCGGTGAAATCGTCGGGCTGGTCGGTCCCAACCGGGCCGGCAAAAGCACGCTCGTCAAGCTGCTGCTAACGATTTGCCGGCCAACCGCGGGCCAAATCACGCGCCTCGGCCGTCCGTGGCGCGACCGCGGCACCCTGGCAGGCGTTGGCTATATCCACGAAAGCCAGTCGCTGCCGCGGCATTTGACCGCCTGGGGACTGTTGGAGTACTACGGCGCCGTGTCCGGCTTGCCGGGCCGGACGGTCCGGCAACGCGCGACAAAGTTGCTCGATCGGGTGGGGCTGGCGGATCGGGACCGCGAGCCGATTGCTCGCTACAGCAAGGGCATGGTACAGCGATTGGCGCTTGCGCAGGCCCTGCTGAATGAGCCGGAGCTGCTGGTTTTCGACGAGCCGACGGAAGGCATGGATCTCGTAGCGCGGCGGATGGTGTTCGATGCGCTGATCGAACAGCGCCGGCAGGGCCGCAGCGCGCTGCTCGTTTCACATGCCTTGGCCGACGTCGAATTCCTCTGCGACCGTGTCGCAGTGCTGCGCGAGGGACGCCTGGTGTTCTTCGGCCCGACGCCTGAGCTGACCGCCGGCGATGGAGTGTCATTGGAGCGCGCGGTGGAACCGCTGTACCATAGGGAAGAGGAGTTGGTGGGCGTATGACGCTGGTCCAGCAATTTCGGACCGTGACCTGGTTGGTGCGAGATACTTTCCGCCAGTCGTTGGCTCACGGCATTTTCTGGGTTCTCGCCATAGTGAGCGTGGTATGCATTACCCTGTGCGCGAGCGTGACCGTCAACGCGCCGGCGGCGCTTGCCGATCCCGGCGAGAACGCCGATTTCTTGCCGCGCAACGATCCCGATGCCCGCGATCGCGAACGGGCGGCGAAATCGGGGGTCACGATCGTCGAAGGAACGATGACGCTTGGATTCGGCGCCATCGAGCTGCCGGTGGCGCGCGACGCCCGGCGCGCCGTCCACTTTTTGCAATTGCTGCTGGCCTGCGGGGTGGCCGACACCTGCGGCCTGCTGCTGGCGCTGGTCTGGACGGCCGGGTTTTTGCCGAGCTTTCTCGACGGCCGCAACATCGCGGTGTTGTTGGCCAAGCCGGCCTCGCGTTGGCTGCTGGCCTGCGGCAAGTTCGTGGGTGTGCTTGGCTTCGTGCTGGCCCATGCCGTGTTTTTCGTGGGCGGCACATGGCTGGCCTTGGGACTGAAAACCGGAATCTGGGACGCGATCTATTTGTGGAGCGTGCCGTTGCTCTTGGTCCACTTCGCGATCTTCTTCAGCTTCTCGATGTTGCTGGCTGTCTCGACGCGCAGCACGGTGATCTGTATTTTCGGCTCGATTGTATTTTGGCTCGTCTGCTGGGGCATGAACTTCGGACGCCACGCGGTGCTGGCCGAGAGCTATCCGCCGGCGGAAAGTAGGTTCTCGGGCCGGGCGGTGGCGTTGCTGGAGGCCGGCTATTGGACCCTGCCCAAACCGGCCGACCTGGGAATCGTGCTCTACGACGCCCTGGAAGCAGCCGACTCCTTCACTCAAAACGGTGTCTTTCAAATCGTGAAGGACCACGGCGACTTCCATCCCTGGTGTTCGCTCGCCGCATCGCTGGCGTTTATGTTCGTACTACTGGCGGCTAGCTCCCGCCAATTCGCCACGCTCGACTATTAGGTCGACGACCTGGGTGCAAACCCGTAACGTGGGGCAAGCGAGCTTGCGAGCGCCGGCCCACCGTGAAAGACGTCGCTACGGTGGGCCAGCGCTCGAAAGCTCGCTTGTCCCACCTTACGACCTTGTCGAAGCGCACTATCAAACTTTGCGCTTCGGGTCTGTCTGGGAGCCGCAGCACAGCTTTCGGACACTACTACGGTCGAGACACCGGTTGCCGTCGCTGGGCCCGGCACTCATAATCGTGGTTTTCACGCAGCCGAGCAGCACCGTTTAACGCATGACCCGCGCCCGCCTCCTCTGCACGTTCTTTCTTGTGTTGGCCCCCATCGTGCAGGCCGACGACGCGGCCGTCCCGCATGGCCAGCAGCGGCCGCCCGGACCGCCGCTCTCGCCCGCCGAGGCGATCGCCAAAATGACGGTGCCCGACGGGTTCGCGGTCGAGCTGGTGGCCAGCGAACCCGACATCGTCAACCCGGTGGCCATGACGTTCGACGAACGAGGACGAATCTGGATCACCGAGAGCCTCGAATATCCGCGCCGCTCGCCGGGCAAGGGCCGCGACCGCGTCAAGTTGCTCGAAGATACCGACGGCGACGGCCGCGCCGACCGCTTCACCGTCTTCGCCGAGGGGCTGAACATTCCCTCCGGCATCGCCGTGGGGGCCGGCGGCGTTTGGCTGGCCAACTCGCCCGACATCCTCTTCGTGCAGGACACCGACGGCGACGGCCGGGCCGACAAGCAGGAGGTCGTCGTCACCGGTTTCGGCCGCGCCGATACGCACGAGCTGCCCAACTCGCTCACCTGGGGTCCCGATGGTTGGCTGTACGGTCTCAACGGCGTGTTCAATCCCAGCCATATCGAATATCGCGGGCGGACGTTCGACTTCAACTGCGCCCTGTTCCGCATTCATCCACGTAGCCGCGATTTCGAGCTGTTTGCCGAGGGAACAAGCAATCCCTGGGGAGTGGCCTTCGACCGCGAAGGCAGCGCGTTCGTGAGCGCCTGCGTGATCGACCATCTCTGGCACTTGACCGAATCGGGCTACTATCACCGGCAGGGCGGCCCCTATCCGGCGTTCACTTGGAAGCTCGACTCGATCGTCAAGCACCGCCACCAGAAGGCTGCCTATTGCGGCATTCATTATTTCGATAGTGATGCCTATCCGGAGCCGTACCGCGAAAAGCTCTACATGGGCAACATCCACGGCAACTGCGTCAACAGCGACACGCTGGCCCGCGACGGCGCGACCTATTTCGCCACGCCCAACGATGACTTTCTCTCGGCCAACGACGCTTGGTTCATGCCCGTTGTGCAGAAGACCGGGCCGGACGGCTGCCTCTACATTCTCGATTGGTACGACCGTTACCACTGCTATCAGGATGCCAACCGCGACCCGCAAGGAATCGACCGTTTGAAGGGCCGGCTGTATCGAGTGCGCTACAAGAACACGCCGCGGGCAAAACCGTTCGACCTGGCGAAGGAAAGCGACGACATGCTGATCGAGCGACTGCACAGCCCGAACGTCTTTTTTCGCGACCTTGCGCAGCGACTGCTCTGGGAACGACGCGATCCGGACACGCTCAAGAAGCTCCAGCGGCTGGTGCTCGACGAGTCTGAGCCGCGCAAAGCACGCATTCATGCGCTCTGGTCGCTGATCGGCGCGGGACCGCTCGAAACCGAGTTTCACAAGACGTTGCTCGCCCAGCGGGACGCGACGTTTCGCGCTTGGGGCGTGCGTGCGGCCGGCAACCAGCGGAAAGTCGATCGCCAGGTGCGCGACAAGATCATGGCGCTGGTTGCCGATCGCTCGCCCGACGTCGTGCTGCAAGTCGCCGTCGCCGCCAAGAAAATCGAGGGTCTCGATCCACTGCCGCTGCTCTTCGAGGCATTATCGAAAGCGGGCGACGATAAGCTGATTCCACATATCGTCTGGCAGAACTTGCACCCGCTGTTGGAAAATGAGAGCGACCGGTTTTTGGCGCTGGTTAAGCAAACAAAATTGGCGGAGCGGCCGAGCGTCGCCGCCATCATGCCGCGCGTCGTCGAACGCGTGCTTGGCCGCTCGAATCCCGATCCAAGGCCCGTCGCGGCGTTGCTCGATTTTCTGACGTCCGCCGACGCCGATGCGGCGCCGGCCGGCCGATGCCTGGCGATGCTGGTCGGCAAGGTGCAAACGCGTGAGCTCGCGGGCGAGCGGCTGGAACATCTCCGCGCGGCGATCGGGCCGATCGTCGCGCGATTGCTGTCCCGGCCCGCCGATTCACCTTATTATTTCGACGCCTCCTTGCTCGCCGCCACCTGGAACGACGAGCGTGCCGTCGCCTTTCTGCGGAACGTTTTTCTGTCGCCGAACGAACCGGACCCGCGGCGGCTGCAAGCCGTTGCGGCGTTGGTGGCCGCCGATGACGCCCACTTGCTCGACGAAGTTGCCCGTGCCTTGGCCGATAATCGCAGCAGCATCGAGCTGCGTCGCCGCATCCTCGACGCGCTCGGTCGGGCGGAGTCGCCGGCCATCGCCCAGCTTGTGCTCAAGGCGTACCCCGACATGGAACCAGAGCTGAAGCCGCAGGCCATCGAGCTGCTCACCGGGCGGGCTGTTTGGAGCACGGAATTGCTGCAGGCGATTGCCGATCGACGATTGCCGACCGACGCGCTGAACCTCAATCAGGTGCGCAAGCTGTTGGCCAGTAAGGATGCTACGTTGGTCGAGCAAGTGCGGCGAACGTGGGGCACGTTACGCACCGAGCGCAATCCACAGCGCGAGCAGGTCATCGACCAGATGCGCGGCTTGCTGCGGCACACGCCCGGCGACGCCACGCGCGGCCAGGCGATCTTCAAGAAAGTCTGCGGGCAATGCCACAGAATCTATGGAGAGGGCCAGGACGTCGGCCCCGACATCACGGTGAACGGCCGCAGCTCCTTCGAGCAGCTCTTGTCGAACGTGTTCGACCCCAGCCTGGTGATCGGAGCTGCCTACCAAGCCCGCACGGTGGTTTCCGCCGACGGCCGCGTCGTCACGGGCCTGTTGGTCGAAGACAGCGACCAGCGCGTGGTGCTCAAGGTGCAAGGCGGCAAGCTGGAAACGATTGCCCGTGGTGATGTGGAAGAGATGGAAACGAGCAAGCTTTCGCTGATGCCCGAAAACCTGGAGCAGCAGCTTCAGCCGCGGGAGATCGCCGACCTGTTCGCCTTCATCACGCTCGACAAGCCGCCCGGCGATCCGGCGGCGCGGCAGTTGCCGGGCGCGAGCGCGCCGCTGCCACGTGCCAGCGCCAATCCCGCCGAGTCGCCGTAACTGTGCCAGACGATGGCCAAACTCGTGTACCGCCGCCACAATATACTTCACGCGGCCGAGAATGAGGCATTGGCGGTGGCTGGGGCAGAGCCTGGCCAAGTGGAGGTTGGCACTTCGTTCATCTCGGCGGCCAGGCGATGCCCCGGTTGGACGCACCGGGGCATCGCCTAGCCGCCACGCTCTTGAAGGGCGTCAGCCGCGATCTGGCCAAGCTCTGCCCCAGCCACCGCTTTTCCTCGCGGCAAAACGTCTCTAACACTGGGTGCCTGCTATGCCTGCGAAAACCTGGACCTTGATCGACGTCGACCGTGACATCTATGTCGACGAGTTGCGGCTGGGGCCGAACGACGTCGGCCTGCCCAGCGGCGGCTTCTCGGTCGTCAAGCGCACGCTGCGCGGCGGGCTGCGCGACGGGCTGAACGTGGTCGAAATCGACAACGGCGCCTTGCGGGCGACCGTGCTGTGCGATCGGGGCATGGGTATTTGGCGCGTGTGGTCGGGCGGCCTGGAAGTCGGTTGGCCGTCGCCGGTCAAAGGGCCGGTGCATCCCAAGTTCGTCCCGCTTGACGAGGCAAGCGGCATCGGCTGGCTGAGCGGATTCGACGAGCTTTTGTGCCGTTGCGGGCTGGAATACAACGGCGCGCCGGAATGGTCGTCCGACGGCAAGCTGAAGCACACGCTGCACGGCCGCATCGCCAACCGGCCGGCCCACTTCGTCACGGCGACGATTGACGACGATCGCCAGGAGCTTGCCGTCACCGGCGTGGTCGATGAGTCGCGGCTGTTCGGCAATTCCCTGCGGCTGACATCGACGGTGCGCACCACATTCGGATTGCAACGGCTGACGATCGTCGACGAAATCAGCAATCCTTGGTCGCTGCCGGTCGATCTGGAGCTGCTCTATCACATCAACATCGGCCCGCCGTTGGCCGCCCAGGGCTCGACCTTCGACGGACCTGTGGAGGTCATGGCGCCGCGCGACGTAGCGGCCGTCGCCGGCATCGACACCTGGCAAGCCTACGAGGCGGGCCGGCCCGGCGCGGCGGAGACGGTGCTCTACATGGAGTTGGCCGCCGATGACGACCGCAACACCGCCGTGCTCTTGACCGATCCCTCGGGCGAGCGCGGTTTGAGCCTGCGATTCAATCGGAATGAGTTCCCGTACTTCGCTCTCTGGAAGAACCCGATTTCGTACAGCGACGGTTATTGCACCGGCTTGGAGCCTTGCATCAACTTTCCCAACATGAAATCGTTCGAGCAGGCCCACGGGCGCGTGGCCAAGGTGGCGCCCGGCGAGACGCGCCGCTTTCAGATCGAGATGGAGATCCACACCGACATCGACAGCCTGCGGACCGCTCAGGCGCAGATCGCCGACCTGCAGCGGCGCGTTGAGCCGCGGGTCTTCGACGAGCCGCGGCCGGAGTGGTCGCCCTAGGAGATCAGTCAGGCATTTGACGCACGAGGCCCGCTCAAAGTAGCCTATCGTTATGATAGGACGAATGACCACCCTCTGTCGCGGTTTCTTGGTTGCGATTCTCTGCCTGGTATACGTTGCGCTGTGCGGCGAGGCGGCGGAGCACAACGCCTCGCCGCTGGAGAACGGCTTGGCAACGACCGTGCGCCCCTTTTTGCAGACGTATTGCGTCGCCTGTCATGGCAAGGCGAAGCAGGAGGCAAAGCTCGATTTGAGCGGCTATGGCTCGCTCGACGCGGTGACGAAAGACCATCACCTGTGGCAGTTGGTGCTCCAGCGATTGGAAGGTGAGGAGATGCCACCCGACGACGCGCCCCGCCAGCCGTCGGTCGACGAGCGGCAGGCGGTCGTGGCATGGATTCGCGCGGTGCGGGCCGACGATGCGCGCCGCCACGCCGGCGACCCCGGCGCGGTGCTGGCCCGGCGGCTGAGCAACTTCGAGCTGGATTGCACGGTTCGCGATCTGACGGGCGTCGATCTTCGCCCGACGCGAGAGTTTCCCGTCGATGCGGCGAACGAAGCCGGCTTTGACAATTCCGGCGAGTCGCTGACCG
Above is a genomic segment from Pirellulales bacterium containing:
- a CDS encoding PVC-type heme-binding CxxCH protein, which codes for MTRARLLCTFFLVLAPIVQADDAAVPHGQQRPPGPPLSPAEAIAKMTVPDGFAVELVASEPDIVNPVAMTFDERGRIWITESLEYPRRSPGKGRDRVKLLEDTDGDGRADRFTVFAEGLNIPSGIAVGAGGVWLANSPDILFVQDTDGDGRADKQEVVVTGFGRADTHELPNSLTWGPDGWLYGLNGVFNPSHIEYRGRTFDFNCALFRIHPRSRDFELFAEGTSNPWGVAFDREGSAFVSACVIDHLWHLTESGYYHRQGGPYPAFTWKLDSIVKHRHQKAAYCGIHYFDSDAYPEPYREKLYMGNIHGNCVNSDTLARDGATYFATPNDDFLSANDAWFMPVVQKTGPDGCLYILDWYDRYHCYQDANRDPQGIDRLKGRLYRVRYKNTPRAKPFDLAKESDDMLIERLHSPNVFFRDLAQRLLWERRDPDTLKKLQRLVLDESEPRKARIHALWSLIGAGPLETEFHKTLLAQRDATFRAWGVRAAGNQRKVDRQVRDKIMALVADRSPDVVLQVAVAAKKIEGLDPLPLLFEALSKAGDDKLIPHIVWQNLHPLLENESDRFLALVKQTKLAERPSVAAIMPRVVERVLGRSNPDPRPVAALLDFLTSADADAAPAGRCLAMLVGKVQTRELAGERLEHLRAAIGPIVARLLSRPADSPYYFDASLLAATWNDERAVAFLRNVFLSPNEPDPRRLQAVAALVAADDAHLLDEVARALADNRSSIELRRRILDALGRAESPAIAQLVLKAYPDMEPELKPQAIELLTGRAVWSTELLQAIADRRLPTDALNLNQVRKLLASKDATLVEQVRRTWGTLRTERNPQREQVIDQMRGLLRHTPGDATRGQAIFKKVCGQCHRIYGEGQDVGPDITVNGRSSFEQLLSNVFDPSLVIGAAYQARTVVSADGRVVTGLLVEDSDQRVVLKVQGGKLETIARGDVEEMETSKLSLMPENLEQQLQPREIADLFAFITLDKPPGDPAARQLPGASAPLPRASANPAESP
- a CDS encoding ABC transporter permease subunit; the encoded protein is MTLVQQFRTVTWLVRDTFRQSLAHGIFWVLAIVSVVCITLCASVTVNAPAALADPGENADFLPRNDPDARDRERAAKSGVTIVEGTMTLGFGAIELPVARDARRAVHFLQLLLACGVADTCGLLLALVWTAGFLPSFLDGRNIAVLLAKPASRWLLACGKFVGVLGFVLAHAVFFVGGTWLALGLKTGIWDAIYLWSVPLLLVHFAIFFSFSMLLAVSTRSTVICIFGSIVFWLVCWGMNFGRHAVLAESYPPAESRFSGRAVALLEAGYWTLPKPADLGIVLYDALEAADSFTQNGVFQIVKDHGDFHPWCSLAASLAFMFVLLAASSRQFATLDY
- a CDS encoding TadE/TadG family type IV pilus assembly protein, whose protein sequence is MIEDFPNDSSKCRNRQRQTRHGGAMVETALVLPLMLMFLLGIMEFGRYVLCLQVVTNAAREGCRYAVTHTQPETLNGVTTGAATSDVTNVITNFLAGQHLSNASMNVYGLDGQGNTLASWNSATPGQYVAVEVKGNFQLTVPALLSLPTSIPVLGQSVMVSEGN
- a CDS encoding aldose 1-epimerase family protein; this translates as MPAKTWTLIDVDRDIYVDELRLGPNDVGLPSGGFSVVKRTLRGGLRDGLNVVEIDNGALRATVLCDRGMGIWRVWSGGLEVGWPSPVKGPVHPKFVPLDEASGIGWLSGFDELLCRCGLEYNGAPEWSSDGKLKHTLHGRIANRPAHFVTATIDDDRQELAVTGVVDESRLFGNSLRLTSTVRTTFGLQRLTIVDEISNPWSLPVDLELLYHINIGPPLAAQGSTFDGPVEVMAPRDVAAVAGIDTWQAYEAGRPGAAETVLYMELAADDDRNTAVLLTDPSGERGLSLRFNRNEFPYFALWKNPISYSDGYCTGLEPCINFPNMKSFEQAHGRVAKVAPGETRRFQIEMEIHTDIDSLRTAQAQIADLQRRVEPRVFDEPRPEWSP
- a CDS encoding Tad domain-containing protein; its protein translation is MRTARYRDRRRGNALVLMVLFLVPLMAFLALSIDVGLLAIARTQSQDATDLAALAGVRTLNGSTANGANNNYAAAAPAAQKAATANNVLWSPLKSSQVAINIGRYAYNGATQQFEGNPPGASGNWSMVQATTTVNVNNSMPFSRMLGISVSSLQTQATAVHRPRDVAIVLDYSGSMRFASYLGVNSGGTMAANNPDTVVPTFGHYSAFGAGTMYATSFNLPYSPANITSTTTDGRPPICADFYQDAGGTPAFTAAPASYATTPGGDNYLTIDKNTGASYAQTPAQLLNFATVTTKTRDATFESEGYTAYGMAPAFYGYTQGPVYYGKTFFIWPPDPTQDWRKLYFTYHNSATPMGDNSKLWNSSGNWQVAGTSNSYDINYDAILNFIQNVGPNLFPPTLRSGRIVYYTSIPSTIDTATWPPADLNQRFWKDYIDYVLGMMGTGVGTYQMINSGYPGTGYGQDQSWGAVTITPKSSLRGKPKPYMYYGDNPQRPLLDFWFGPLTMIDFLDNYDLMFNVWPTASRYCWWPGTCHEAPMYACKLGIQAALNDVQNNHPNDYVSLIMFSVPKSSVNDSSGTRFNGARVGMGQNYSNMIESLWYPPATVGNASATVTPYDSNNLEVPRAFGGTCYAMPLMLAYNQFNAASGCSSYATPAGIAGGNGRKGAQKIIIFETDGAPNTTASAGFVNSGSYQSYYNVRYNPAAPAGSEYPSGINGYSDNDSTVTSQIYGLCDQLVASETASPPGYTSGSRKVLIHCIGFGPLFASGSAEAAANTATLNQMQTIGNVNDGMPGYKLIYGDQNTVVNDLQQAFSTILESTVPVSLIQ
- a CDS encoding ABC transporter ATP-binding protein; the encoded protein is MRDAVAHFVHVSKRYPAGLLRRPILALDNVTLRVPSGEIVGLVGPNRAGKSTLVKLLLTICRPTAGQITRLGRPWRDRGTLAGVGYIHESQSLPRHLTAWGLLEYYGAVSGLPGRTVRQRATKLLDRVGLADRDREPIARYSKGMVQRLALAQALLNEPELLVFDEPTEGMDLVARRMVFDALIEQRRQGRSALLVSHALADVEFLCDRVAVLREGRLVFFGPTPELTAGDGVSLERAVEPLYHREEELVGV